One window from the genome of Carassius carassius chromosome 15, fCarCar2.1, whole genome shotgun sequence encodes:
- the psmd4b gene encoding 26S proteasome non-ATPase regulatory subunit 4b, translating to MVLESTMVCVDNSEYMRNGDFLPTRLQAQQDAVNIICHSKTRSNPENNVGLITMANNCEVLTTLTPDTGRILSKLHAVQPKGVICFCTGIRVAHLALKHRQGKNHKMRIIAFVGSPVEDQEKDLVKMAKRLKKEKVNVDIINFGEEEVNTDKLTVFVNTLNGKEGVCSHLVTVPPGPSLADALLSSPIMAGEGGTILGLGPSDFEFGVDPSADPELALALRVSMEEQRQRQEEEARRATVASAAEAGVSSPTADESENALLKMSTAPALPDFSRMTEDEQIAYALQMSMQGGEFGGSEAMDVDAGAAADSEAPKEDEEDYDVMQDPEFLQSVLENLPGVDPNNEAIRNAMGSLASQNRTKPPEGKKEDEKK from the exons ATGGTGCTTGAAAGTACTATGGTTTG TGTGGACAACAGTGAGTATATGCGCAATGGAGACTTCTTACCGACCAGACTTCAGGCCCAGCAGGACGCTGTCAACATCATCTGTCACTCAAAGACTCGAAGCAACCCAGAAAACAACGTGGGGCTCATCACTATGGCCAA TAACTGTGAGGTCCTGACCACACTGACCCCTGACACGGGCCGGATCCTGTCAAAGCTTCACGCTGTTCAGCCCAAAGGAGTTATCTGCTTCTGCACTGGCATCAGAGTAGCACAT CTGGCATTGAAACACAGACAGGGAAAGAACCATAAGATGAGGATCATTGCCTTTGTGGGAAGCCCTGTGGAGGACCAGGAGAAAGAT TTGGTGAAGATGGCAAAACGTTTGAAGAAGGAAAAAGTCAACGTTGACATCATTAATTTTGGAGAAGAG GAAGTGAACACTGATAAACTGACCGTGTTTGTGAACACCCTGAATGGAAAAGAGGGCGTATGCTCTCACCTGGTAACGGTGCCTCCCGGCCCGAGCCTGGCAGAtgctcttctgtcctctcctaTTATGGCAGGTGAGGGTGGCACCATTTTGGGCCTGGGTCCCAGTGACTTTGAGTTTGGAGTGGATCCCAGCGCAGACCCTGAGCTCGCTCTG GCTCTGCGTGTGTCGATGGAGGAGCAGAGACAGAGGCAGGAGGAGGAAGCTCGCCGAGCAACAGTGGCTTCAGCGGCAGAGGCTGGAGTCTCATCACCCACTGCTGATG AGTCTGAAAATGCTCTGCTGAAGATGTCGACGGCTCCTGCTCTGCCTGATTTCAGCCGCATGACGGAGGATGAACAGATCGCATACGCCCTACAGATGTCCATGCAAGGAGGAG AGTTTGGCGGTTCAGAGGCCATGGATGTGGACGCTGGTGCAGCAGCAGACAGTGAAGCTCCTAAG gaggatgaggaggattaTGATGTGATGCAGGATCCAGAGTTTTTGCAGAGTGTGCTGGAGAACCTTCCAGGTGTCGACCCCAACAACGAAGCCATCCGTAATGCCATGGGCTCTCTGGCATCCCAGAACCGAACAAAACCACCTGAGGGCAAGAAAGAGGATGAGAAGAAATAG
- the pip5k1ab gene encoding phosphatidylinositol 4-phosphate 5-kinase type-1 alpha isoform X1: MASAGPPDTGSSATPGSSEVRKMTMTEGPGSSQSMKKTIGHRGVDPKGETTYKKTTSSALKGAIQLGITHTVGSLSQKAERDVLMQDFYVVESIFFPSEGSNLTPAHHHGDFRFKTYAPIAFRYFRELFGIRPDDYLYSLCNDPLIELSNPGASGSIFYVTSDDEFIIKTVQHKEAEFLQKLLPGYFMNLNQNKRTLLPKFYGLYCVQAGGKNIRIVVMNNLLPCSVPMHLKYDLKGSTCKRRASPKEREKRVPTFKDLDFIQDMPEGIQLEPDNYNALSKTIQRDCLLLQSFKIMDYSLLVGIHNADQACRERAGIVEGGGSEGAVTPDHRRPQAQKALYSTAMESIQGEAKGKGALETEDQWGGIPARNSKGERILVYIGIIDILQSYRFIKKIEHSWKALVHDGDTVSVHRPGFYAERFQHFMCHTVFKKALKSSPSKKSRSGGSSVVRRLPMGSSASAPGGQTVADARLVYRTHLNQTEAEGDSGMQSDRPDLLPQTDPLAGSSSEFATTNLPSSLPGSTGRTSSSPPQRSVGVEVHKSAVTEPDNSAPLSTGAECLDEQLSNEDAVSLKDIIPETDICFVKQSI, translated from the exons GGTCCAGCGAAGTTCGAAAGATGACCATGACGGAG GGGCCGGGATCATCTCAGAGTATGAAGAAGACCATCGGTCACCGAGGAGTTGACCCCAAAGGAGAAACAACTTACAAAAAG ACGACCTCATCCGCCCTCAAAGGTGCCATCCAGCTGGGTATCACACACACTGTGGGCAGCCTCAGTCAGAAAGCAGAGAGAGATGTTCTCATGCAGGACTTCTATGTAGTAGAAAGCATCTTCTTCCCCAG TGAAGGAAGTAATTTGACCCCAGCGCATCACCATGGTGACTTCAGGTTTAAGACCTACGCCCCGATCGCCTTCCGATATTTCAGGGAGCTCTTTGGCATTCGACCTGACGATTATCTG TACTCTCTGTGTAACGATCCTTTGATCGAACTCTCCAACCCTGGAGCGAGTGGATCGATATTTTATGTGACAAGCGATGATGAGTTTATTATTAAAACAGTGCAGCACAAAGAGGCAGAGTTCCTGCAGAAGCTACTGCCCGGGTATTTCATG AATCTGAATCAGAACAAGAGAACGCTGCTCCCAAAGTTTTACGGCTTGTATTGCGTGCAGGCTGGTGGAAAGAACATCCGTATCGTTGTAATGAATAACCTGTTGCCCTGCAGTGTGCCTATGCACCTCAAATACGACCTGAAGGGCTCCACGTGCAAGCGGCGTGCCTcccctaaagagagagagaagagggtcCCCACTTTCAAAGATCTGGATTTCATCCAGGATATGCCCGAGGGCATCCAGCTAGAACCAGACAACTACAACGCCCTCTCCAAAACCATCCAGCGTGACTGCCTG CTACTGCAGAGCTTTAAGATTATGGACTACAGTCTGTTGGTGGGGATCCATAACGCAGATCAGGCATGTCGTGAGCGAGCAGGGATAGTAGAGGGTGGGGGGTCCGAAGGGGCTGTGACACCAGACCACCGGAGGCCACAGGCTCAGAAAGCTCTCTACAGCACCGCTATGGAGTCCATACAGGGAGAGGCCAAAGGAAAAGGAGCCCTGGAAACAGAAGACCA ATGGGGAGGAATCCCTGCACGCAACAGTAAAGGAGAGAGAATACTTGTTTATATTGGGATCATTGACATATTACAGTCATACAG attcattaaaaaaattgagCATTCCTGGAAGGCCTTGGTTCACGATGGG GACACAGTCTCTGTACATCGGCCTGGATTCTACGCTGAGCGATTCCAGCATTTCATGTGCCACACAGTTTTTAAGAAAGCAT TAAAATCATCTCCCTCAAAGAAGAGTCGTAGTGGCGGTTCGAGTGTTGTGAGACGGCTTCCGATGGGAAGCTCTGCTTCTGCTCCCGGCGGACAGACAGTCGCTGATGCCAGACTGGTGTACCGTACTCACCTTAACCAGACCGAAGCAGAAGGAGACAGTG GCATGCAGTCTGACAGACCGGACCTGCTTCCACAAACCGATCCTTTGGCTGGAAGCTCCAGTGAGTTTGCTACAACAAATCTGCCCAGCTCCTTACCTGGCAGCACAGGAAGGACATCATCTTCCCCTCCTCAAAG GTCGGTAGGGGTGGAGGTACACAAATCTGCAGTCACTGAGCCTGACAACAGCGCCCCTCTCAG CACTGGAGCCGAATGCTTAGATGAGCAGTTAAGTAACGAAGACGCTGTTTCTCTCAAAGACATCATCCCAGAAACGGACATTTGTTTTGTAA AGCAGAGCATTTAA
- the pip5k1ab gene encoding phosphatidylinositol 4-phosphate 5-kinase type-1 alpha isoform X2 produces MASAGPPDTGSSATPGSSEVRKMTMTEGPGSSQSMKKTIGHRGVDPKGETTYKKTTSSALKGAIQLGITHTVGSLSQKAERDVLMQDFYVVESIFFPSEGSNLTPAHHHGDFRFKTYAPIAFRYFRELFGIRPDDYLYSLCNDPLIELSNPGASGSIFYVTSDDEFIIKTVQHKEAEFLQKLLPGYFMNLNQNKRTLLPKFYGLYCVQAGGKNIRIVVMNNLLPCSVPMHLKYDLKGSTCKRRASPKEREKRVPTFKDLDFIQDMPEGIQLEPDNYNALSKTIQRDCLLLQSFKIMDYSLLVGIHNADQACRERAGIVEGGGSEGAVTPDHRRPQAQKALYSTAMESIQGEAKGKGALETEDQWGGIPARNSKGERILVYIGIIDILQSYRFIKKIEHSWKALVHDGDTVSVHRPGFYAERFQHFMCHTVFKKALKSSPSKKSRSGGSSVVRRLPMGSSASAPGGQTVADARLVYRTHLNQTEAEGDSGMQSDRPDLLPQTDPLAGSSSEFATTNLPSSLPGSTGRTSSSPPQRSVGVEVHKSAVTEPDNSAPLSTGAECLDEQLSNEDAVSLKDIIPETDICF; encoded by the exons GGTCCAGCGAAGTTCGAAAGATGACCATGACGGAG GGGCCGGGATCATCTCAGAGTATGAAGAAGACCATCGGTCACCGAGGAGTTGACCCCAAAGGAGAAACAACTTACAAAAAG ACGACCTCATCCGCCCTCAAAGGTGCCATCCAGCTGGGTATCACACACACTGTGGGCAGCCTCAGTCAGAAAGCAGAGAGAGATGTTCTCATGCAGGACTTCTATGTAGTAGAAAGCATCTTCTTCCCCAG TGAAGGAAGTAATTTGACCCCAGCGCATCACCATGGTGACTTCAGGTTTAAGACCTACGCCCCGATCGCCTTCCGATATTTCAGGGAGCTCTTTGGCATTCGACCTGACGATTATCTG TACTCTCTGTGTAACGATCCTTTGATCGAACTCTCCAACCCTGGAGCGAGTGGATCGATATTTTATGTGACAAGCGATGATGAGTTTATTATTAAAACAGTGCAGCACAAAGAGGCAGAGTTCCTGCAGAAGCTACTGCCCGGGTATTTCATG AATCTGAATCAGAACAAGAGAACGCTGCTCCCAAAGTTTTACGGCTTGTATTGCGTGCAGGCTGGTGGAAAGAACATCCGTATCGTTGTAATGAATAACCTGTTGCCCTGCAGTGTGCCTATGCACCTCAAATACGACCTGAAGGGCTCCACGTGCAAGCGGCGTGCCTcccctaaagagagagagaagagggtcCCCACTTTCAAAGATCTGGATTTCATCCAGGATATGCCCGAGGGCATCCAGCTAGAACCAGACAACTACAACGCCCTCTCCAAAACCATCCAGCGTGACTGCCTG CTACTGCAGAGCTTTAAGATTATGGACTACAGTCTGTTGGTGGGGATCCATAACGCAGATCAGGCATGTCGTGAGCGAGCAGGGATAGTAGAGGGTGGGGGGTCCGAAGGGGCTGTGACACCAGACCACCGGAGGCCACAGGCTCAGAAAGCTCTCTACAGCACCGCTATGGAGTCCATACAGGGAGAGGCCAAAGGAAAAGGAGCCCTGGAAACAGAAGACCA ATGGGGAGGAATCCCTGCACGCAACAGTAAAGGAGAGAGAATACTTGTTTATATTGGGATCATTGACATATTACAGTCATACAG attcattaaaaaaattgagCATTCCTGGAAGGCCTTGGTTCACGATGGG GACACAGTCTCTGTACATCGGCCTGGATTCTACGCTGAGCGATTCCAGCATTTCATGTGCCACACAGTTTTTAAGAAAGCAT TAAAATCATCTCCCTCAAAGAAGAGTCGTAGTGGCGGTTCGAGTGTTGTGAGACGGCTTCCGATGGGAAGCTCTGCTTCTGCTCCCGGCGGACAGACAGTCGCTGATGCCAGACTGGTGTACCGTACTCACCTTAACCAGACCGAAGCAGAAGGAGACAGTG GCATGCAGTCTGACAGACCGGACCTGCTTCCACAAACCGATCCTTTGGCTGGAAGCTCCAGTGAGTTTGCTACAACAAATCTGCCCAGCTCCTTACCTGGCAGCACAGGAAGGACATCATCTTCCCCTCCTCAAAG GTCGGTAGGGGTGGAGGTACACAAATCTGCAGTCACTGAGCCTGACAACAGCGCCCCTCTCAG CACTGGAGCCGAATGCTTAGATGAGCAGTTAAGTAACGAAGACGCTGTTTCTCTCAAAGACATCATCCCAGAAACGGACATTTGTTTT taa